The nucleotide window CTCCACCTCGTTCATGGACGCGGCGTGTCCGTCCAGGTTCGGGATCTCCACCCTCCCGTCCTCGCGCACCTTCCCGGCGTGGAGCTTCTTGAGCGCGGTCACCATCGCCGCCTTCGGGACGGGGTGGGTGATGTTGGGTCTGTCCCTCATCTGTAACCGGCTCAGAATGTGCCTCTTCACCGCCTCCAGGAAATCCACGTCCACGCGTGTGGACTCATCCGTTTGGCTGAGCCCGCAGGACGCGCAGCTCGGGCTGATGCTCCGCGCGTCGGTGTCCGGTGCCGGTGTGCAGCGGATGGAGATAAGGAAGGACGCAAAACAAAGCACTTCGAACATCAAGATTTTCATCTTCTGTGATGATAGATTGGATTGATGGAGATGGAAGCGGCCAAGTTCGTATCCGCCTTCTCCACCTCCAAAAAAAGTGGCACTTAAAAAGTGGGAAAGGCTGTAATATCCAAACGCAAAAGCAATAAATCCTGTAAGCGGCTAGAATATGTTCCTCCGGTTGATTCTTGTCTTTGGTCACTCCGCGATGCTTTCTATTCAGTTCGGATCGATATCACCGTGAGAAAGGCCCGGCACACCATCCGAATCGTGAGTGATGTAAATAAGAAAGTAAACGGAGCTCTTGAGAAATGTCCACGTACAGCCGCGCTTTTACGCACAAGTCCGATGCGTCATGGCATGACTGGAAACCTCAGTGTATAACGCGTCAAAAAGCCCACAGACTAAACAAAGGAGCTGTTATGATCTGTCCTGCTGATTTCTTCACTCTATTGAGTTAAAATCATCCATGGTGAAGAAGGGAAGAGAGCGCAAACCAGTCAGTTTCCCCACAGCCTTTCCAAATAATCGTTCGCCTTTTCGCCTTTGTTTTAGTTCTTCAGATGAAGAGCCCGTCCTCTTTTGTTGGACATTTTGACTTCCAGTGTACGTTTCCCAAATACTTCTTCATCATAGCTCTCGGGATGGTGTTCGGGAGCTCCGGCAGACATTGTGCCGCTTTGGAGCCTCTGGAAAGTTTTTATACGGGACTGAAGAACCACGTGGGACGATCCGCCAACTCCACCACAGGGCTAGAAAGGTAGAGACCCTGTCAGGACTAATGCATATTTTCAGCAGAAACAAAATGTAAAGCTTATCGAAATGTGTTGAAATGCACAATAATATGGAATTCAGTATAGAGATTTCGCATTTCTGCGAGTTAAAATGAGTTTAACAAAACAGACAGACTGTAAATGGCAATTGTAGTCGTGCAGTGTGCAaaatattatattctattatatcaTAATAAAGTAATAGCTACATTTCAGTGCACTCAAAAAATTCTGGGTTGTTTCAACTgatgtttgggtcaaatatggacaaacttaacccttgatttaatagattttattatttattttttaaacccaacgtttatatatatacaaatcttTTGGTTTAGTTTTTCAAACCAAACGGTTGGGTTTGTCGATGTTTGACCCAATCATGGTTTGAAACAGCCCAACATGTCTAGCGTGCATTTATTCAGATCAACCAATCCTTactaaaagggaaaaaacaCTTATTATTTTGCTACTAAAAGCAAAAAGAAATGATTTTATGTGATTATGCAtcattttgttaaattaaactcaaatgtttctatttattaaaaaaaaaatgatgtgggTCTGGAAGTGATTTTGATCCCCTTTGAATCATAACATTTATTGCCAGTAGGTTTTAGTCTTGAAAGTAAATGAGCAAAACTTTTAACTGGTTTTGTGGATGAATGTGTGAACTCGTAAACAGGTTAAACAGTCGCCAGAGAAGCTCTTTATCCCTCACTAACTAGCTCTCACAGAAAGAGTGTGGAAACAAGCCTATGGCTAAAAACACCACAGTGGTTATTTTTTATAGAACAAGTGCAAAGGAGGTGTCttaaagtaaaaagtagctACTTGAATAAGGgtaattttatttaacatttctcTGAATAAAGTAGTCCAGTGGTTTGTGACTGATAGCGCCTCACTGATGAAGTTTAAAGTTGTAAAACAGCGCCATCACTCGCCAAAATAAGTCCTGCGTACACTTAGGCTACACGTAGGCTATAACTTCATTAACATAAATTATTCAGAATAGAAAATAGTCCGAAAAATacagagaaaaaatattatattttattatagcCTATTATAATAATAGGCAACTAATTCTCGGTTGTTTCAACTGATGTTTAGTTCAAATATGGAAAAACCCAcccaatttatatatatatatatatatatatatatatatatatatatatatatatatatatatatatatatatatatatatatatatatatatatatatatatatatacggggttttatatttttatatcagtataaaaataaacaaattagtAACTTAGTAGTATTGGTTCATCTCTATATATTACAGTAAAAACTTGCATGATAGATAACAGTGAATACAATATTGCACATCACActgcaattttttatttaaaaaaaatattttaaaaaatacaacctTAGCCGAAATATCCAAACATGGTGTTATTGCGTCATATCCTTGTCATTTGAATATCCGGTGGGCGGGGCGGAGAAGCTGTACGGGAGTAGTGGAATTGATCCCGTGTGGCAGAATTATGTTTTAACCGCTTATACATGCCAAATAAATCGCTGGCTCTTCGCAGATCAAACTTCCGGTGAGTGATCTATAAGAGTTTACGTTGTTTTGATCAGTTTGAAAAATGTTTGCTCAGTTTGGGCAGACGACAACTTTACAGATCTGAGGTATTTCCTCGGATGAAGCGCCCTTATGTCTTTGTAGGAAAACTCTGTAATTGACTGTTTTCTTATCCAATGAGAGGGAGAGTAGAGGAGGACGCGCCTTATCATTTGTCTGTTAAACCAATCAAGAGCTAGAAGAGGCGGGCTTTCGCCTTTAACAATAAGGAAGGGGTGGTGTCTACGCGGGATGGAAAAGTGAAAATCGCTTTATTCAATATTTAACatctttttaaaaagtttttagtGCATTTTGGTTATGTATAGTTGTTTTCTGATTCTTACTCATACTGTTGTACTTACAAAGTGGCTGTAAAGAGGCAACGTGACGGCACTTTACTGCGTACCATAATAGTGAATGATTACTGTACTAACGTATGAACGTGGTAACTTACTTGAAACCTGCATGGGGCTAAATGACCCAAAAATATGGTATTAttatatagatggatggatgcacacAGTAGATCGCAGTTGTAAAATTAAAGTtgcattttattaaatacattgcATATTATATTAGTAATATGCAGTGTTGGTGTAAAGCTAACTAATGCGAGCTACGTAATTAACGTtagattactttttaaagtcaagtaacgcattacatttttacacctaacaaaatataaaatatataaaatattgcaCAAAcctacaataattaaatatattaaatgacacaaatataaaatatgtatttagtcTAACTTTATTAACCAATGTCTTTGCTTTTTACCTTAAACCATACTAATAAGTTAGgcataacctttttttttaatttttttattcctAAAATAAGATTGTTCAACTGCGTCCTATTTTTCTGAAATCCAACAGAATGTTTATTAATTTCACTTTtcgtgtgaaagggcctttacatttgccaaaaaaaattattttttctttatttgttattaaaaattcaACAAGCAAGCCGAGCTCAGGTGAGAAAAACGCATTACTTTCTATTAAAACTAACTTAAAGGCACAAACTGTaccatttttaaattaaaatatccaaaaaaacactagaacagtgttgtatattttgttgacttgtgtacttgcattctcccaaatgtttccaagattgtttaaatccagagaaattagcTATTTTGACATGGGCCACGTCCGtgcgtcgcctatcaatgacatcatacccgcgtTACCCTTGATTTCTGGTTTTAATTTGTGGAAAcaatggaaacaccaaagacgcttgaatatataatgtgttttattagacaggtgagcaactgtttggatacataataaaagctcagtgaaatgtcgttgtcatcaagctacgcctttattttgaataagcgacTTCTAGCggcgaaaaattacatattgtggctttaagtAACGCAATTGGTTACTTcttattataatgcattactaTTAAAAGTAATTTTCCCCAACAGTAAGTatttataatatgttattatatatatatatatatatatatatatatatatatatatatatatatatatatatatatatatatatatatatatatatatatactcataaCATAATACATTAGATATTATTTAATAGTGAATGCTTCTATTCTTTTGTATGTTTGCAGTCTTGTTCTGTTTCTTCTTCTAAAACACTAAAGCCATGGCAGCAAATAAAGGCAAAAATCAAAGTTCGCTGGTCCTGCACAAGGTGATCATGGTGGGCAGCGGCGGCGTGGGGAAATCCGCACTCACGCTGCAGTTCATGTATGATGAGGTGAGTCTTTATTTAATCTAACATTTACtcttctagcctgacaagccagacccacatcaagatgtttggtctggaaactcaccattgacagctcaatctgaggggcggataaacggttgtctttcaaactccctctgcacacaactAGGGCTGAACTATATATCGTTATCGTATCTATATCTAGATATGAACTTTCAAGATATTACTATCGAAAAAAGCAACGATATAGACAATATAGATTTCCCCACTCTGCGCTTGCCCTGCATACAACTCTGGCAGTCACAACAAACATCCGTTTTACGAGTGCCCTTGAATACACACACTTACCAGGGACGTGGGAACTATATTGTGAGAGCGAGGGCGGCATTTCCATGGTGACGCTTCATTGCTTGTCACGTGacacacaccgcagcagcaaCAGCGCTGAATGAATGCTGATCTGCTTTCAGGGTGGGAAATTAgtacccgccaccagccaataGCGGGTATTTTTTCAAAGTGGCGGGTGACTTTGCCGTGtataccagccacagtggcGGGTGGGTtgtaaaacatgtttattggtTGGGTGCTCCGATCGATCGGCAACCGATCTCAATCGGTCGATAATCGCGTTGGGATGATTGATCAGTGGTGTCTAAAAAGGCCGATCTCAGAAACCAATCTAATGCTGACGACACAAAGACGCGCGCCTGTCGTGAGAGCGAGGGCATGACATGCAGCGGCACAGTTCTCTTTCCGGCGCgggtaaaataatttaaatgctGAAGGTGAGGTACAATTCATACTTCTGTATTAAATAACTTAcgaagtcatttgaaaacttccTGTGAGACGTAATTTCACAAGTTTTTTTTCCGAGTGAATCACCGCGTgcgcgcgctctctctctctcactctcaaaGTACTCAAATGGCTTCACATCAGCGCATCGCATCTGCAACTAACATCGAGCTGCACAGTTGACACGAGTTGCCACTTGCACAATCGAGGCAGTCACTAAAGTTCATAatttgcattcatttttaaGTCTAGCAGCCAAACTGCTCAGCACTCGCACGCTCTCCAAGAAGAGaccgtaacacacacacacacaagccatCTCACAAAAAGCTCGCAAGTACAAATTGCGCTGAAatagtcaaatacacacaaatgaATGTACTAAATTACCGTGTAGAAGCTTTAGACTAATCCTGACTCCTGAGCATTTCATTTAAgttgcatacattttgttctttGACTGACGTTAAATTTGTAGCCATTTTGCTCTTTGACAGTCACAGGCAGTTTTAGATAAAGGCTACATTTGTGTGTATAGTGATTCTGATTTCTGTCATTGAAATGACTGGGAAAAAGTTTCCAAATCTACCCGAATTCACCCCATACTATGCTAATGCGCTTTCTTTATAAATTTGAATTCTGGAAAAAGTGGCTAGTAAAAAATAtaagtggctggtaaaattgGGCatccaccagccactgtggctggtaggcaaaaaagttaatttcccaCTCTGTCTGCTTTTAtatcatttttccttttttattcagaatattcacaaatgtattagctatggcatgaaatatctgatattccatatataaaaagtatattGTTGTTTAAACCCCTTTATAACGATGGGGTTAGTTGAGCTGTATGCGCGATGGGCGCTGCCGTGTTAGTTTGTGCCGCAGACGCGGTTCAGAGAATCGGATCTGTTGGATTTACAACCTCTATGTTTACAACACGTGAATTCATCACTTCTCCTGAAATACTTAAAAGTAAGCGGCTAGTGAACTGGGAATAGAATAGAGCAAACATTGaagttacttacacaatgtgtatctgatatgaataaaacgtgtcgaattataatggaaaggattattattacctcttccatagacatcagtgtgtattttacaaactctaaatgtattgtttttttagtaCTTATGTGAGAAATGCTTGGTTTTCACCGAACACGTAGTCATATCGTATTGTATCGATATCGAGATATCTGGCATGAAAATCGAGATATGAAATTTTGtccatatcgttcagccctagctTCAAccaaaccagagcaacgtgaagcggagctacccgatagattaaactttctccGTATCCGGTcgccaaaactcagaacacatcttccctttttaagaatgacttcagtgacgttcttttctcagagaaaagcttaactcaagtcttccagagttgcggtcagagcggattcgaaagaccgccgttcgccagtttctgtgtttactagaagcacgcaaacgcaactctgccgctttatgttaagccccgcccaccaactctatacacgatatgattggcccgaccagagtttgccgtttccagctcagaagtgtattgagagttgctagacgacacttgcggcagattagatttgctgccactagggtgcgtctagatttctaggctattacTCTTCTTCATCTGCTCTGAAACCTATATCACTGTTTTGACTATTACTTTTCAAATATGTGTTGCTCAGTTCGTGGAGGACTACGAACCCACCAAGGCTGATAGTTACAGGAAGAAGGTGGTCCTGGATGGAGAAGAGGTGCAGATTGATATTTTGGACACGGCGGGACAGGAAGATTACGCTGCCATCAGGGATAACTACTTCCGCAGTGGAGAGGGTTTTCTCCTGGTTTTCTCCATCACAGAGCCGGAGTCCTTCAGCGCCACATCAGAGTTCAGGTCTGGACGTCCTGCTTATCTGTTCTAGTGCGTTTACTGAGCGTTCAGTTCAGTCCTGGGGTTCGTTCTTCGTACCCcgcttaatacatctgagatgatttgacagatcccagatctttttattgtgataactgatctctggctaatttggttcttcaaacgaatttgAGGATTGGAATATCTGGATTAAATGATCTGAGATTACTGCACGTTCgtgtgttccctgaagagggcagatgatCGATACTTGAAAACACaatcagcaatgcagcgattggctggcgtcaagacaacgtaatgacatcatataattaaaaaagccacctgaccaaaaaacttgtcaaaggaaaaaacacaaagttctggacctttataaggaaacagacacacgaccaaaccaacataaaagttagataaatttaatgtgcactgttttgatgaacatgattcccaattattaatattcacgattttataatatttgtacacactttacatttttattcaaatgtcgtaatattatttttaattcaatttgaagcagatttgttatgtgacaaaattaattaaagtttcttaacagTCAAGATCAAATGATCTGCATCTCTTGAGCTGCATCAAGCCATCCCATAATATCGGTCATCACTCAAATTAATGCACGACGAAGATTAACTGCAGAAcgtgtgtaaacctccaatacaataaagtaattattccctcataattaacaaataaatctctcaatcaagtgactTTGTCTATAGTATTATACGCACATTTTAcgcaatattaaaatattattttcaaataaacttttatatttgttattattttaaattattattgcccctggttcagtaatgaactcttgtaataaactcgcagtggctgggacagattttaagtatcacctcaagatgcaatcGGCTAACTGAGTTAGCCACGTACGAAGAACGAGCCCCTGGTGTGGTAGAATCGCAGTTACTTCACTGACTGTATGTTCTCTGAAAAAGCAGAAGGATGTTATTGTTACGCCGGTATCCTGCCCACAACAGCTCTGATAGTTTGAACCTAGTTTCCAGCTCAAGTCATTTGTCCTCACTGAAAACAAAATGCTGAGTAGAGAAGGGGTGCGGACCGCagaaaaagtctgaattgtgagatataaagtcagaattgagagatataaaatcagaattgtgagatataaagtccgaattgtgagatataaagtcagaattgtgagatataaagtcagaattgtgagatataaagtcagaattgtgtgatataaagtcagaattgagagatataaaatcagaattgtgagatataaagtccgaattgtgagatataaagtcagaattgtgagatataaagtcagaattgtgagatataaagtcagaattgtgtgatataaagtcagaattgagagatataaagtcagaattgtgtgatataaagtcaggattgtgtgatataaagtcagaattgtgtgatataaagtcaggattgtgtgatataaagtcagaattgagagatataaagtcagaattgtgtgatataaagtcagaattgagagatataaagtcaagattgtgagatataaagtcagaattgtgagatataaagtcaggattgtgagatataaagtcaggattgagagatataaagtcaggattgagagatataaagtcagaattgtgagatataaagtcaggattgtgagatataaagtcaggattgtgagatataaagtcagaattgtgtgatataaagtcagaattgagagatataaagtcagaattgagagatataaagtcaggattgagagatataaagtcagaattgtgtaatataaagtcagaattgtgtgatataaagtcagaattgagagatataaagtcaggattgtgagatataaagtcagaattgtgagatataaagtcagaattgtgagatataaagtcaggattgagagatataaagtcaggattgagagatataaagtcagaattgtgtgatataaagtcagaattgagagatataaagtcaggattgtgagatataaagtcagaattgtgagatataaagtcagaattgagagatataaagtcaggattgagagatataaagtcaggattgtgagatat belongs to Pseudorasbora parva isolate DD20220531a chromosome 22, ASM2467924v1, whole genome shotgun sequence and includes:
- the ralbb gene encoding v-ral simian leukemia viral oncogene homolog Bb (ras related), which gives rise to MAANKGKNQSSLVLHKVIMVGSGGVGKSALTLQFMYDEFVEDYEPTKADSYRKKVVLDGEEVQIDILDTAGQEDYAAIRDNYFRSGEGFLLVFSITEPESFSATSEFREQILRVKAEEDKIPLLVVGNKSDLEDRRQVSADEARAKADEWSVQYVETSAKTRANVDKVFFDLMREVRAKKMSENKEKNGKKSGKKKKSLKERCTLL